A part of Bacteroidales bacterium genomic DNA contains:
- a CDS encoding DUF2092 domain-containing protein — translation MMKKIVLFLTGLTICMSAWTQEPRVDTVAVMIIDRMATVIGELNSCSFTLNTTMDVNDPDFGLIKRTWTDEVYLVGPDKMHLQTHGDKGNRGFWYNGWQAVTYSFDENNFATIEAPDNLIAMIDTINHHYGIEFPAADFFYPTFTDDLLANFDTIVFLGKKKLNGRECFHILVSNQAISVQMWFTGDAFTLPQQFVIRYKNEENRQYEATFSNWQLNPEIPAAVFEFTPPPAAREVSILPRYKR, via the coding sequence ATGATGAAAAAAATCGTATTATTCCTGACCGGATTGACCATCTGCATGTCCGCCTGGACTCAGGAACCACGGGTGGATACTGTTGCCGTTATGATCATCGATCGCATGGCTACGGTTATCGGCGAACTGAACTCCTGCAGTTTCACCCTGAACACCACAATGGATGTTAACGACCCGGACTTTGGTCTGATCAAAAGAACCTGGACAGATGAAGTTTACCTTGTGGGTCCGGATAAAATGCATCTTCAAACGCACGGGGACAAAGGTAACCGGGGATTCTGGTACAATGGATGGCAGGCTGTCACCTATTCCTTCGACGAAAATAACTTTGCCACCATCGAGGCCCCGGATAACCTTATCGCGATGATCGACACTATCAATCATCATTACGGCATCGAGTTCCCTGCCGCAGATTTCTTTTATCCGACTTTTACCGATGATCTCCTTGCAAATTTTGATACCATCGTATTCCTGGGGAAAAAAAAATTAAATGGCAGGGAATGTTTTCATATACTGGTTTCCAACCAGGCCATCAGTGTCCAGATGTGGTTTACGGGGGATGCCTTTACGCTGCCTCAACAGTTTGTCATTCGTTATAAAAATGAGGAAAACAGACAGTACGAAGCCACTTTCAGCAACTGGCAGCTCAACCCGGAGATCCCGGCGGCAGTTTTTGAATTCACGCCACCGCCGGCAGCACGGGAAGTTTCGATTTTACCAAGATATAAAAGATAA
- a CDS encoding DUF3575 domain-containing protein — translation MKNLALILIILFAAGLQAYCQEDNPDSTKSRIYLEPYYRNVIKFNPTPMLLFGELKNITFSYERMLKKNQSFAVQAGYLQFPNVINDTVANLILINEGSKKGVNLGVDYRYYPVNRNPKPFPDGLYIGGYVSYYGFQFSNSFDVLKINTDQENTIDGNLNIVNMGFDLGYQFVFWKRLTLDLLLFGPALSYNHARLEIKGDLDSEEIQNIDEELVEKLIDRFPLLGVLHSGESLVFTGNKTKFGTGFRYSFQIGFHF, via the coding sequence ATGAAAAATTTAGCCCTCATCTTAATCATTCTTTTTGCAGCAGGTTTGCAGGCTTATTGCCAGGAAGACAATCCCGACAGCACAAAATCCAGGATTTACCTTGAACCTTACTACAGGAACGTCATCAAATTCAATCCCACCCCGATGCTGCTTTTTGGTGAATTAAAAAATATCACGTTCAGCTATGAAAGGATGCTGAAGAAAAATCAATCGTTTGCGGTTCAGGCGGGTTACCTTCAGTTTCCCAACGTAATCAATGATACGGTCGCAAATCTCATTTTAATCAATGAGGGATCAAAGAAAGGAGTAAACCTGGGCGTTGATTACAGGTACTATCCGGTTAACAGAAATCCCAAGCCCTTTCCGGATGGATTGTATATCGGGGGGTATGTTTCATATTATGGCTTTCAGTTCAGCAACAGTTTTGATGTTCTTAAAATCAACACAGATCAGGAAAATACGATCGATGGAAACCTGAATATTGTCAATATGGGCTTTGATTTAGGATATCAGTTCGTTTTCTGGAAAAGGCTGACCCTTGATCTGTTGCTGTTTGGTCCTGCACTGAGTTATAATCACGCCAGGCTTGAAATAAAAGGAGACCTGGATTCGGAGGAGATTCAAAATATTGACGAGGAATTAGTTGAAAAACTCATCGACAGGTTTCCTCTTTTAGGCGTACTCCACAGCGGGGAGAGCCTTGTTTTCACCGGAAACAAGACCAAATTTGGGACGGGGTTCCGTTACTCTTTCCAAATTGGATTCCATTTTTAA
- a CDS encoding glycine zipper domain-containing protein: MKTEQLIKAMVGLLLPVIVLACSENLFAQQATPPALPDTSKMTYNQISQGLKLYVYPSKDQSKQQQKEDEFECYQWAMEQSGIDPLNLPKVEAAPAQTGPTGAGVKGAAKGAAAGAAIGAITGDAGDGAAVGAIVGGLSGRRQGKQAQSQQNQQAQAGAAAAEQEMKNSFVKAFTVCIEGKGYTVK, from the coding sequence GTTATTGTCCTGGCCTGTTCAGAAAACCTTTTCGCCCAGCAGGCAACACCGCCGGCATTACCTGATACGTCAAAAATGACCTACAACCAGATCTCACAGGGATTGAAACTGTACGTCTACCCATCAAAAGATCAAAGCAAACAGCAGCAAAAGGAAGATGAGTTTGAATGTTACCAGTGGGCCATGGAACAATCCGGGATTGATCCGTTGAATCTTCCGAAAGTGGAAGCAGCACCCGCACAAACAGGCCCTACGGGAGCAGGTGTCAAGGGTGCGGCTAAAGGTGCGGCCGCAGGGGCAGCCATTGGCGCCATAACGGGTGACGCCGGCGACGGTGCCGCCGTGGGTGCCATTGTGGGAGGGCTTTCCGGCAGGCGCCAGGGGAAACAGGCCCAATCACAGCAAAACCAGCAGGCACAGGCTGGTGCAGCCGCTGCTGAACAGGAGATGAAAAACAGCTTTGTGAAAGCTTTTACTGTTTGTATTGAAGGAAAAGGATACACCGTCAAATGA